In Mycolicibacterium nivoides, the DNA window ACCACTTGTGCGAAATGAGAGAACTTGCATGCGCTCGGTGGTGATCGACTGAACGCATCCGATCGTCGGACAGTCCACGGCACTGGTGTCCACTGGCCGTCCCGGCTGCAACCCGCTGCGCTTCAGTGCCTCAACAACATCACGTGCTATGTGAGAGCTACTAGCCGAACCAGACCATGGGGATTCAGTGCGCGGAGCAATGGGCGCCCCACAGGCGGAGCCAAGTACCGCGCAAACTGCTCCCAAGCTCACGTAAAGAGCGACACACGAAACTCGGGAGCGCATCAACTCGATCAAACGAATCTGGCGAGGATACGCCTGACCCATAACGATCCTCCCCCGCCGAGGCACCATCGATTCTGGTTCACGTGTCAGCGTTGCCCTAGGCGAGACTCGACGAGCTTGACGAGGGCACCGAGCCGATATCGGCAAGGCACGATTACGGGAATTCTCCAGGGTGCCAACGCATCTGCTGCCACAGGTCCCACGCACGCGACCACAATGTCGCCCTGTAGCGCATCAACGACGACAGATTCGCGATGGGTGACTGCGGCGGCGCGCATCAGCGATGCCGCAGCAGGCGCGGAGGTGAAGGTGAGCGCATCGAGGGCATGAGCGACGACCAGATCGAGAAGCTCATCAAGCCGGGCCGGCGATTCAGGTCCATCGACGCGGTAGATCGAGGCGACAACCACCTCAGCACCCCGCTCGCGCAGGACCTGGGCTGCGTGATCCAGCGACTGGCCATGCTCCTGCAAGACGATTCGCTTACCTGACAGGTCTCGGCGGCTAAGGTAGGCCAAGACATCCGCAAAGCACTCGCTCTGCGGCGACCAGTCGACGTGCACTCCACGCCCAACCAGTGCACCGGCCGACTTTGGTCCCCGAGCCAGCACCTCGGCGCCGGAGGCGATTCGGACCAAGTCGCGACCCAGTCCCCACGAGTCGGCGGAGTCGAACCAGGAGTTGATGCCGGTGCCGGTTGTCGCCAGAAACAGATCCACAGGTCGGCACACAACGGCCTGAGTGGTGCGGCGGAGCTCCCGCTGGTCGATCATCGATGGGACAAGTGAAAGTGCGGGCGCCCACATGGTATCCGCGCCGCGTCGCTGGAACATCTCGATCTGTTCTCGGGCCTTCCGTGCCGCAGTCACCCCGATCCGGCGACCTTCAAGGGGGAGCCCAGCGCGGGGCGAATTGTCTTGTCGCAGCTGTGGCGCCGTCACGTTCCTGCCGACCGCGTGGACATTCATGAACGAGCCATCTGGCGATTGGTCGATGGCGATCAAGAGCTTTGACCTTTCCTGCGCTTGCGAAGAAACGTGCCACTTCATAGTCGTCGGCGCTTTCGTACGTTGCCAGCGGTGATCGTGCCAATCTGCATCAGGTTGCTGCCATCGCGTTATCCGCTGCGCGGCATAGCTTTTGGCACAGAAAGCATGGAAAGTCACAAAGCTCAGGAGTTGAACCTTCAGTAATATTGATTGTTGTCGGTGAACAGCATTAGACCGGGTGCGGTCGCTCACCGAAGATCGGTGGCTCTGCTCAGTGACCGCCACTAACAAGTGATGACACAAGGAGATTGATGTCTGTAGTCAAGATCAATGCCCTGCACGTTCCGGCAGGCCAGGGTGCTGAATTAGAAGAGCGCTTTGCTGCACGGGCGCGCATGGTCGACGGCGAACCCGGGTTCGAAGGTTTCACCTTGTTGCGCCCGGTCAAAGGTGACGATCGGTACTTCGTGATGACGATCTGGGAGAGTCAGGAGTCCTTTGATGCCTGGCGGGCGAAGACAGCTGACCACGGTCCGGTCGCCGACGGACGCAAACCGGTGGCCACCGGGGCCGACCTGCTCGAGTTCGAGGTAGTCGACCTGCCCTGAAGGCCGTCAGGACGAAGAGCCTCCACGGAGGTACTGCATCGGTGGAGGCTCTTCGGCGCTATCGGCCGGCCCCCGTGTCCTCGGTTCCGATTCGAGGCGACCGGTTGCGGTGAGATCGACTTGGAACAGATCCCTGCCGCGGCGCTCGCAATGCCGTTCGACCTGGTACGCCACGACCTGCTCATGGACCTCAAACCTGTCGAACCCGAGCGCATCCACTCGATCGTCGACGAACTGTTCCTACCCCTCGTTCGCCCAGACACGAGGAACCGTCGGCGCGGCAGAGAATCTGGCAAATCACTTGAAAATTAACCAGTTTCAATCTTCCCGTAAAGGACCAGACATCAGCGACAGTGCGAACCCGACAACGCAACGTCTTCAGTCGACCGGGAGCCCCTACGTTCGAGGCGACCCCCGTTCCAGTGGTGTCGGCCTGGGCGGTTGAGGATGTCGGGGTGATGTCCCGGGGCCGTTCGAGCAGCTTGCCCTTGTGGAACAACGCGCCGGCGCGGACCGGCGCGACAAGTTACCGCATTCGCAGGTTTATGCGAACCAGCAGCGCTGTTCGCGGGCCATGCGAGGCCAGTGGTCGCCCGAGGCGCCTCGCTCCTGCGGCAAGGCACCCTGGATCACGGCTCCACGTGTGACAGGTGGCCCCGCGCGTTCAGGCGTTCATGCCGCCGTCAACGGTAATGCCCGTGCCGGTGATATTCCGGGCAGCTGGGCTCGCCAGAAATCCAACTGCCGATGCGATGTCGACCACATTTGAAAAACGTCCGAGCGCCATGAGTTCCTTCAACCCGTCGGCACCCACACCGTCTGCAGGATTCATATCGGTATCCGTCGGTCCCGGATGGACGAGGTTGACGGTGATATCGCGCGGTCCGAGTTCGCGTGCCAGGCCGCGAGTGAAGGAGAGCAACGCAGATTTCGACATCGAATAGACCGTTGCGTAGTCTATCGCGACCCGCTCAGCCAGGCAGGAGCCCAGTGAGACGATTCGGCCTCCATCGGGTAGATAGGTAATCGCAGCCTGTGAAGCTAGCACGACAGAGCGAATGTTCACTGCGATCATGCGATCGATCTGCTCAAGTGTCGTCTCGGCCAGCGGCGCCGAATGCAACACACCAGCGTTGTTGACCAAGATGTCCAATCCGCCTAATTGCGAGACAGTTTCACCGATCGACCAGGTGACCGCGGCTGCGTCTGCACTATCAGCTTGGATCGCCGCGGCCCGTCTCCCGAGCGACCGGATCTTGTCAGTGACAGTCGCCGCAGAATCAGCCGACCGCTGGTACGTGATGGCCACATCGGCGCCACGCGTGGCCAGCTCCACGGCGATGGCTGCCCCGATGCCTCGCGCGGCGCCGGTTACCAGAGCCCGCTTTCCAGTCAGATCCGACATCGTTTCCTCTCGAACGATTGATGTTTGTCTGACCAGAGTCCCCTCCCACCAAACAACACACGAGTGGCGTAATTGACAGTTTCCAAGAGGATTTGGCCACCTTTCCGATCCTGGATCATCTTGCGTAAGAACCAGGTGCGCTCAGGATCCGTCGGGATACGCTGCGGTAGCCCGAATTTCGACAAGCAGGCCGGGGCTCGCGAGCCCGCTGACGCCGATCAGTGACCAAGTCGGGTAAGGAGGCTTGATCAGGCGGGACTTCGCCTTGGTAAAGCCGGACAGGTATTGGTGGATGTCGACGTGGTAGCTGGTGACATCGACGAGCGCAGACAGATCGAGCCCTTCCAGGCGGAGAATCTCCTGCAGCTTCCGAATGGCAATCTCGGTCTGTTCCTCAATGTCGTCAGGGATGGTGCTGTCGGGGCGCCGACCGATGGTGCCAGCAATGAATAGGTGCCCGCGTGAGCGCACCGCCGCGGAGTAGCCAAAGCTCGCGAAAGCGCTCACGGTCTTGCCGAAGATCTCGGAGTCTTCGGGGATCTCAACAGTGTGGATGGTCATTGCGGTTTTCCTTTCGGTGAAAAGAATTGCCTCCCAACCCTGGTCGGCGTCGGATATGGACAGCAGCCTGCGGGTGTCGACAGTGGTTCCAATGCACACCGCAGCTGCGAAACGCTATATGCAGATGAAGAGCCGCTGCCCTTCCGCGCCCGTTTGGAGTGTCCGCTAAGCCGATAGCGGCGGAATCAGCCGGCAACGAACACAGCACACATCATGTTTGTCGTGTTGTGCTCCCAGTCGGATCAACTTCTGGGTCGCTAGGTTCGACCGTTCAGACTGCAGTCGCTGTGGCGTAGTCACACGAGAAGGCTTGACGGTATGCGGTTGGAGTTGTAGCCAGGCTGCGACGAAAGTGGAGGCGAAGATTGGCTGCCGACCCCAACCCGGAATCCTGAGCGACACGGTCGATCGAATAGTCTGTGGTCTCAAGCAATTCGCGTGCAGCTGTAACGCGTGCGTTGACTAGCCACTGCAACGGAGTCGTCCCTGTTTCGTCGGTGAAGCGACGCATGAAGGTCCGCACCGACATCCGGGCGTGCTGCGCCATCTCTGCGACGGTGATTGTCTCGGCGAGATGGTCCAATATCCACGCACGCGTGGCGGCCAACGAAGTATCCCCGACAATCGCTACCGCCGCGGGAACATACTGTGCCTGTCCCCCGTCGCGATGAGGTGGGGCAACCAACGCGCGAGCTATCCGATTCGCGGTCGCGGCACCAAGATCCCGCATCACCATGTACAAGCACATGTCGATCCCGCAGCACATTCCGGCAGAAGTCAGGACATCACCGTTGTCGACATAGAGGACATCCCGATCGATTTGCACCGATGGAAACAGCGCCTCGAACTCCCCAAGATGCTGCCAATGCGTGGTGGCTCGTCGACCATCGAGGACGCCAGCGGCCGCCAACGCGAACGCCCCAGTGCAAATTGACGCCACCCGGGCACCTCGCGCCGCACTCTCTGCTAGAGCGTCGAGCACTGGGGCAGGAACAGGCCGATCCACCGGCTGATATCCCGGGACGATCACGGTATCGGCCTCACCCACTGCATCAAGACCGTGGCCGACCGCCAGGGCCAGGCCCGACGCAGTATTGACGCAATCCGACATCCCGCAGACTCTCAAGTCATACGGGACATCACGGTCGATCGTGAAAACATCGACTGGAATCGCAATGTCCAATGCCGTGACACCGTCAAGGGCCACAACTGCAATACGGTGCGTTTTCTCCATCACTGACTGACACTGACCTACCAGCACCCGCATGAACAGTGGCCATTCTGCCCAATATCGTGAGGATCCGGCCATTCTGTTGGCGGAGGCGAGGCTGCTTGCTTGCTCAAGGCCCCTCACGTGTGTGTGGAGCGCATCGGCCCTTGCTCATGCGCAGGATCAAGGCGACCGCATCCTCCGAATGGGCCCCTGGAGTCAGAACTGCCTCCAAGAGCAGGCCACGAATCGCGGCAACGGCGACGGTGGCCATGCTCAGCGCTTCCTTGGAGTCGTGTCCTTCGCGTTCGGCGAGCGAGGCCAACA includes these proteins:
- a CDS encoding uroporphyrinogen-III synthase; the encoded protein is MSDRTRSNAVHRQQSILLKVQLLSFVTFHAFCAKSYAAQRITRWQQPDADWHDHRWQRTKAPTTMKWHVSSQAQERSKLLIAIDQSPDGSFMNVHAVGRNVTAPQLRQDNSPRAGLPLEGRRIGVTAARKAREQIEMFQRRGADTMWAPALSLVPSMIDQRELRRTTQAVVCRPVDLFLATTGTGINSWFDSADSWGLGRDLVRIASGAEVLARGPKSAGALVGRGVHVDWSPQSECFADVLAYLSRRDLSGKRIVLQEHGQSLDHAAQVLRERGAEVVVASIYRVDGPESPARLDELLDLVVAHALDALTFTSAPAAASLMRAAAVTHRESVVVDALQGDIVVACVGPVAADALAPWRIPVIVPCRYRLGALVKLVESRLGQR
- a CDS encoding antibiotic biosynthesis monooxygenase family protein, with product MSVVKINALHVPAGQGAELEERFAARARMVDGEPGFEGFTLLRPVKGDDRYFVMTIWESQESFDAWRAKTADHGPVADGRKPVATGADLLEFEVVDLP
- a CDS encoding SDR family NAD(P)-dependent oxidoreductase yields the protein MSDLTGKRALVTGAARGIGAAIAVELATRGADVAITYQRSADSAATVTDKIRSLGRRAAAIQADSADAAAVTWSIGETVSQLGGLDILVNNAGVLHSAPLAETTLEQIDRMIAVNIRSVVLASQAAITYLPDGGRIVSLGSCLAERVAIDYATVYSMSKSALLSFTRGLARELGPRDITVNLVHPGPTDTDMNPADGVGADGLKELMALGRFSNVVDIASAVGFLASPAARNITGTGITVDGGMNA
- a CDS encoding Rid family hydrolase; protein product: MTIHTVEIPEDSEIFGKTVSAFASFGYSAAVRSRGHLFIAGTIGRRPDSTIPDDIEEQTEIAIRKLQEILRLEGLDLSALVDVTSYHVDIHQYLSGFTKAKSRLIKPPYPTWSLIGVSGLASPGLLVEIRATAAYPDGS
- a CDS encoding GlxA family transcriptional regulator, encoding MEKTHRIAVVALDGVTALDIAIPVDVFTIDRDVPYDLRVCGMSDCVNTASGLALAVGHGLDAVGEADTVIVPGYQPVDRPVPAPVLDALAESAARGARVASICTGAFALAAAGVLDGRRATTHWQHLGEFEALFPSVQIDRDVLYVDNGDVLTSAGMCCGIDMCLYMVMRDLGAATANRIARALVAPPHRDGGQAQYVPAAVAIVGDTSLAATRAWILDHLAETITVAEMAQHARMSVRTFMRRFTDETGTTPLQWLVNARVTAARELLETTDYSIDRVAQDSGLGSAANLRLHFRRSLATTPTAYRQAFSCDYATATAV